The Shewanella japonica genome has a window encoding:
- a CDS encoding SDR family oxidoreductase, translating to MAKNVVITGANRGIGLALAKLFKQQGDKVFALCRHTSDELELLDVNVITQIDVATDEGIHNMQTSLAGVNIDVLICNAGILRDEQLAHLNLDTIRQQFEINALAPLRIVAALNHQLNAGGKVAMITSRMGSIEDNTSGGRYGYRMSKAALNAASMSLSHDLSPKQIAVGIYHPGYVQTDMVNHGGDISALESASRLVGLINSLDMTTTGVFKHSNGQTLPW from the coding sequence ATGGCTAAAAATGTTGTTATTACCGGTGCGAACAGAGGGATTGGTTTAGCATTGGCTAAATTATTTAAGCAACAGGGTGATAAAGTGTTTGCTTTATGCCGTCACACTTCAGATGAGCTTGAGCTGCTAGACGTGAATGTTATCACTCAAATTGATGTTGCAACTGATGAAGGCATACATAATATGCAAACTTCTTTAGCGGGAGTGAATATTGATGTTTTGATTTGTAATGCAGGCATTTTACGTGATGAGCAATTAGCACACTTAAACCTTGATACCATTAGGCAGCAATTTGAAATTAATGCTCTGGCACCACTTCGCATTGTTGCCGCACTAAATCATCAACTCAATGCTGGCGGCAAAGTCGCTATGATCACTTCACGTATGGGATCAATCGAGGATAACACCTCTGGAGGGCGATATGGGTATCGAATGTCTAAAGCTGCTCTTAATGCCGCATCGATGTCGCTAAGCCATGATTTATCTCCAAAACAAATAGCGGTTGGCATATACCACCCAGGCTATGTTCAAACCGATATGGTAAATCACGGAGGCGATATTTCGGCCTTAGAGTCAGCGAGTCGACTGGTGGGGCTAATTAACTCACTGGATATGACAACAACTGGTGTATTCAAACATTCAAACGGACAAACATTACCTTGGTAA
- a CDS encoding GNAT family N-acetyltransferase, protein MDEIKGIFKSWHNEVDTKLVFNFTLNAPSAEEFNRLRAETGWGSAPVDTVNNSLNNSLFFVCVFHETRLIATGRVIGDGGLFFYIQDVIVAKAYQGNGLGHFIMQAIEMYLTQQVTQGTTVGLFCAQGKEGFYKKYQYLVRDGSELGFGMCKVY, encoded by the coding sequence ATGGACGAAATAAAAGGTATTTTCAAGTCTTGGCATAATGAGGTTGATACCAAGCTAGTGTTTAACTTTACGCTCAATGCCCCTAGTGCTGAGGAATTTAACCGGTTAAGAGCAGAAACGGGTTGGGGATCGGCTCCAGTCGATACAGTAAACAATAGCCTAAATAATTCTTTATTTTTCGTTTGTGTCTTCCATGAAACTAGATTGATTGCCACCGGCAGAGTGATCGGTGATGGCGGGCTGTTTTTCTATATTCAAGATGTCATTGTGGCTAAAGCATACCAAGGTAATGGCTTGGGACATTTTATTATGCAAGCTATCGAAATGTATTTAACTCAACAAGTCACACAAGGCACTACAGTGGGTCTATTTTGCGCACAAGGTAAAGAAGGGTTTTATAAAAAATATCAATATTTAGTAAGAGATGGCTCAGAATTAGGGTTTGGTATGTGTAAGGTTTATTGA
- a CDS encoding AbgT family transporter: protein MTTKTESGDNAPGLLGRALDSIERIGNKLPDPAMLFLILMFAVWVISALLSGVSFDAIDPRTDSPIVINNLLSATALTEFLTSMVKTFTAFAPLGVVLVAMLGVGIAEQSGFINTALKQMLKVTPAKLLTPAVVVVGIISHTATDAGYVVVIPLAGVIFFTVGRHPLAGIAAAFAGVSGGFCANFIPSGIDPLLQSFTQSAAQIVDPDIQINPLNNWFFAASSCIPITLVIWYLTDKILEPRLNKTHKVERDQVDLPAMEEATPKEMRAFSVASLVMFVAIIGFFSLTIPETSTLRDEHGSLTSFGAPLMQSIVPLIFIFFMLPGVVYGYMTGSFKSSADIVQAMSKSMSGMSHYIVMAFFCAQFVAAFSASNLGALIAVEGAGGLKALNLPAEVTVVGMIILVGFVNLFVGSSSAKWALIGPVLVPMLMQLNISPDLSQAAYRIGDSSSNIITPLMPYFPLVVVYCQRYVKGIGIGTLISMMLPFSLALLSIWSTWLLIYWSIGLPLGLGASYTY from the coding sequence ATGACGACGAAAACAGAATCTGGGGATAATGCACCCGGATTGCTCGGTAGAGCGCTAGACAGTATTGAAAGGATTGGTAATAAACTACCAGATCCTGCAATGCTATTCTTAATTTTAATGTTTGCTGTTTGGGTTATATCAGCCTTGTTATCTGGCGTCAGTTTTGATGCGATAGATCCAAGAACCGATAGCCCAATTGTTATTAATAACTTATTAAGTGCAACTGCGTTAACTGAATTTTTAACTTCTATGGTGAAAACATTCACCGCATTTGCACCGTTAGGTGTTGTACTGGTTGCAATGCTAGGTGTGGGGATTGCTGAGCAGTCAGGTTTTATCAATACTGCATTAAAACAAATGCTTAAAGTCACACCTGCTAAGCTTTTAACGCCTGCAGTTGTTGTGGTCGGTATTATTTCGCATACCGCAACAGATGCGGGCTATGTTGTAGTGATACCTCTTGCGGGTGTAATATTCTTTACCGTTGGTCGCCACCCACTTGCTGGTATTGCTGCGGCTTTTGCTGGTGTTTCTGGTGGATTCTGTGCCAACTTTATTCCATCAGGTATCGATCCTTTATTACAAAGCTTTACCCAGTCGGCAGCCCAGATCGTCGATCCTGACATTCAAATTAACCCATTGAACAATTGGTTTTTCGCGGCATCTTCGTGTATTCCGATTACCTTAGTGATTTGGTATTTAACCGATAAAATTTTAGAGCCAAGATTAAATAAAACGCATAAAGTAGAACGTGACCAAGTTGACTTACCAGCAATGGAAGAAGCAACACCAAAAGAAATGCGTGCATTTAGTGTGGCTTCTCTTGTTATGTTCGTTGCAATAATTGGTTTTTTCTCGCTTACCATTCCTGAAACTTCAACACTACGAGATGAGCATGGTTCTCTGACTAGCTTTGGTGCGCCGTTAATGCAATCTATTGTGCCATTGATTTTCATATTCTTTATGCTTCCGGGTGTAGTATATGGTTATATGACTGGCAGCTTTAAGTCGTCTGCAGACATCGTGCAAGCAATGTCTAAATCCATGAGCGGCATGTCACATTACATCGTAATGGCATTTTTCTGTGCTCAGTTTGTTGCTGCTTTCTCGGCGTCTAATTTAGGTGCATTAATTGCTGTTGAAGGGGCTGGTGGCCTTAAGGCGCTCAACCTTCCAGCAGAAGTGACCGTGGTCGGGATGATTATTTTAGTTGGCTTTGTTAACTTATTCGTTGGGTCATCTTCAGCAAAATGGGCGTTGATTGGCCCGGTACTTGTGCCAATGTTAATGCAGCTGAATATTAGTCCAGACTTGTCTCAAGCGGCTTACCGTATTGGTGACTCAAGTTCAAACATCATTACGCCATTAATGCCTTATTTCCCACTTGTCGTCGTATATTGTCAGCGCTATGTCAAAGGTATTGGGATAGGGACTTTAATCTCGATGATGTTGCCATTTAGTTTGGCACTTTTATCAATATGGAGTACATGGCTACTCATATACTGGTCCATTGGTTTACCTTTAGGATTGGGTGCAAGTTACACTTATTAA
- a CDS encoding FAD-dependent oxidoreductase — MSFPHLLEPLDLGFTQLKNRVLMGSMHTGLEEEKGGFEKLAAFYKERAAGGCGLIVTGGIAPNFRGRLAPHACQLSFPWQVKKHRIVTKAVHEADGKICMQILHAGRYGYHPFSQAPSKIKSPITPFTPSKMSSRQVAGTIKDYASSAALAKKAGYDGVEVMGSEGYLINQFISSRTNKRTDEWGGSFVQRARFPLEIVKAIREKVGKEFIIIFRLSMLDLVDNGSTWDEVVKLAKWLEREGVSIINTGIGWHEARVPTIATSVPRGAFSWVTEKLKSEVSVPLIATNRINTPEIGESIIASGQADMVSMARPFLADAEFVNKAAAGQSELINTCIGCNQACLDHTFSMKRATCLVNPRACYETEINFTPTQHKKRLAVMGAGPAGMAFSVYAASRGHEVVLFEAKNEVGGQFNLARKIPGKEEFDETIRYFNNQMKLHKVELRLNTRLDLDVLANEKFDEVIVASGVVPRALDLPGFDSPKVVDYQQVLKGEVYIGEKVALIGAGGIGFDMAHFLCERESSTLQPDKWLEQWGIDKTYQHPGGLTEESEHKPDREVYLLQRKTTKMGKGLGKTTGWIHRSVLKQHKVNMKTGVSYEKFDTEGLHIKVGEESEVLRVDNVVLCAGQESNRTLVDDMKSTGLPVHLIGGVDVAAELDAKRAIRQGAELAMAI; from the coding sequence ATGTCGTTTCCACATTTACTAGAACCCTTAGATTTAGGCTTCACTCAATTAAAAAATCGAGTGTTAATGGGCTCCATGCATACTGGCTTAGAAGAAGAAAAGGGCGGATTTGAGAAACTGGCTGCGTTTTATAAAGAACGTGCAGCAGGTGGCTGTGGGCTAATCGTAACTGGCGGTATCGCGCCTAACTTTCGTGGACGCCTAGCACCTCATGCTTGCCAATTAAGTTTTCCTTGGCAAGTTAAGAAGCATCGCATTGTCACAAAAGCTGTCCATGAAGCTGATGGTAAAATCTGTATGCAGATCCTCCATGCTGGTCGCTATGGTTATCATCCTTTTTCACAAGCACCGAGTAAAATTAAATCGCCAATTACACCGTTTACGCCTTCAAAAATGTCATCTAGACAAGTTGCTGGAACAATTAAAGATTATGCATCCAGTGCTGCGCTTGCTAAAAAAGCGGGCTATGACGGTGTAGAAGTCATGGGCTCAGAAGGCTATCTCATTAATCAATTCATTAGCTCTCGTACCAATAAACGTACTGATGAATGGGGTGGCAGTTTTGTTCAACGTGCACGTTTCCCATTAGAGATAGTCAAAGCTATCCGTGAGAAGGTGGGCAAAGAATTTATTATAATTTTCAGACTATCAATGCTGGATTTAGTTGATAACGGTTCGACATGGGATGAAGTCGTTAAATTAGCAAAATGGTTAGAGCGTGAAGGTGTTTCAATTATCAATACTGGCATTGGTTGGCATGAAGCGCGTGTACCTACAATTGCGACAAGTGTTCCAAGAGGGGCATTTTCTTGGGTGACTGAGAAACTCAAATCTGAAGTGTCAGTTCCTTTGATTGCAACTAACCGTATCAATACGCCTGAAATTGGCGAATCAATCATTGCTTCTGGGCAAGCAGATATGGTTTCAATGGCAAGACCTTTCCTTGCTGATGCAGAGTTTGTTAATAAAGCCGCTGCTGGGCAAAGTGAACTAATCAATACTTGTATTGGTTGTAACCAAGCTTGTTTAGATCATACGTTTTCAATGAAGCGTGCTACTTGCCTTGTTAATCCTCGCGCTTGCTATGAAACAGAAATCAATTTCACCCCTACGCAACACAAAAAACGTTTAGCAGTTATGGGAGCTGGTCCTGCTGGCATGGCATTTTCGGTATATGCAGCGTCACGTGGGCATGAAGTGGTTTTATTTGAAGCTAAAAATGAAGTTGGCGGCCAGTTTAATTTGGCACGTAAGATCCCAGGTAAGGAAGAGTTTGACGAAACCATCCGTTATTTCAACAACCAAATGAAGCTACACAAAGTTGAATTACGTTTAAATACTCGTTTAGATTTGGATGTTTTAGCGAATGAAAAATTTGATGAAGTGATCGTCGCTTCAGGTGTTGTCCCGCGTGCGCTTGATCTACCTGGTTTTGATAGCCCTAAAGTTGTCGATTATCAGCAAGTCCTGAAAGGAGAAGTCTATATTGGCGAGAAAGTGGCGCTGATTGGAGCGGGCGGTATCGGATTTGATATGGCACATTTTTTATGTGAACGTGAGTCGAGCACATTACAACCGGACAAATGGCTTGAGCAGTGGGGCATTGATAAAACCTATCAACATCCAGGCGGCTTAACTGAGGAGTCTGAACATAAACCAGATCGCGAAGTTTACTTATTACAACGTAAGACGACTAAGATGGGGAAAGGCCTCGGTAAAACAACCGGCTGGATCCACAGAAGTGTTCTTAAACAGCATAAAGTGAACATGAAAACAGGTGTGAGCTATGAGAAATTTGACACTGAAGGCTTACACATCAAGGTAGGGGAAGAATCCGAAGTACTGCGAGTTGATAATGTTGTACTGTGTGCAGGTCAAGAGTCTAACCGCACGCTTGTAGACGATATGAAATCAACTGGCTTACCAGTGCATTTGATTGGCGGTGTTGATGTTGCTGCTGAACTGGATGCTAAACGAGCAATTAGACAAGGTGCTGAACTAGCAATGGCTATTTAA
- the sppA gene encoding signal peptide peptidase SppA encodes MSAKPSLIKRIFSLIWKTINGIRKVILNLIFFGLIAIIVVALSAEEEIVIENQSALMLNLAGTIVDQKRHVDPIEAVFKQSKGNDPEGEMLLSDIIYVIDSAIQDPRINTIVINMQHLRSAGISKMTAIGDALNKFKQAGKSVVAFGNYYEQNQYFLASYADTIYLNNKGAVSLEGLSSYRLFYKSALEKLNVSTHVFRVGTFKSAVEPFIRDDMSAPAKEASQALLGDIWQSYESIVATNRDIAPDNIVLSPNRYLTELDSVSGDSAQLAIKLNWVDELASDESFRLAMVEKVGADSDGDNFKQVSFTEYYNAVKPLPALIEKDSVGIIVAKGNILNGTQQAGQIGGESTSALLRKARFDEKVKAVVLRVDSPGGSAFASEKIRQEVIALKQAGKPVVVSMGSLAASGGYWISASADYIYATPTTLTGSIGIFGMFATFENVLSKWGIHSDGVSTSDWAGISATRALDPNVAAVVQRHIEHGYQEFISLVAKERNMSLDQVDRIAQGRVWSGTRAVELGLVDALGDMDSAIAKAAEMAQIEVFDTKVIEQELTAEQEFVQQMLASVATYLPEASTQSPVLNQMLGEWQTVVDEFSMFDDPKGMYLYCENCNL; translated from the coding sequence ATGTCCGCTAAACCCTCACTGATTAAACGAATTTTCTCTTTGATTTGGAAAACCATCAACGGAATACGTAAAGTCATTCTCAATCTTATCTTTTTTGGTTTAATTGCTATTATCGTTGTCGCGTTAAGTGCTGAAGAAGAAATAGTCATCGAAAACCAATCTGCACTTATGCTCAATCTTGCTGGCACTATCGTTGACCAAAAGCGTCATGTTGATCCTATTGAAGCGGTATTTAAACAAAGTAAAGGCAATGATCCAGAGGGCGAAATGTTGTTATCCGACATCATTTACGTCATAGACAGTGCTATTCAAGATCCTCGTATCAATACCATCGTCATTAACATGCAGCACTTGCGCTCTGCTGGTATCAGTAAGATGACGGCTATTGGCGATGCATTGAATAAATTTAAGCAAGCTGGCAAGTCTGTCGTGGCTTTTGGTAACTACTATGAACAGAACCAATATTTCTTAGCCAGTTACGCGGACACCATTTATCTTAATAATAAAGGGGCTGTTTCTCTTGAAGGTTTAAGCAGTTATCGCTTGTTTTATAAATCAGCATTAGAAAAATTAAATGTCAGCACCCATGTTTTCCGTGTTGGTACATTTAAGTCTGCTGTAGAACCTTTTATTCGTGATGACATGTCAGCGCCAGCTAAAGAAGCAAGTCAGGCGTTATTAGGCGATATTTGGCAAAGTTACGAATCAATTGTAGCGACAAACCGTGACATCGCTCCAGACAATATTGTACTAAGTCCAAATCGTTATCTAACAGAGCTTGACAGTGTATCCGGCGACTCAGCTCAACTTGCAATAAAATTAAACTGGGTAGATGAACTGGCATCTGATGAATCTTTCAGACTTGCCATGGTTGAAAAAGTGGGCGCTGATAGTGACGGCGATAACTTCAAACAAGTTTCTTTTACCGAATACTATAACGCTGTAAAACCGCTTCCTGCCCTTATCGAGAAAGACTCAGTTGGTATTATTGTTGCCAAAGGTAATATTTTAAATGGTACCCAACAAGCTGGCCAGATAGGGGGCGAAAGTACTTCAGCTCTTCTGCGCAAAGCGCGCTTTGATGAGAAAGTAAAAGCGGTTGTATTACGAGTTGATAGTCCTGGTGGCAGTGCTTTTGCTTCTGAGAAAATTCGTCAAGAAGTTATCGCATTAAAGCAAGCAGGCAAACCTGTTGTTGTCAGTATGGGCAGTTTAGCGGCATCAGGCGGTTACTGGATTTCTGCAAGTGCGGATTATATCTATGCAACACCAACAACCTTAACTGGTTCAATAGGTATCTTCGGTATGTTTGCCACATTTGAAAATGTCCTATCTAAATGGGGGATCCATTCAGATGGGGTTTCGACTTCAGATTGGGCTGGTATTTCAGCAACCCGAGCTTTAGATCCTAATGTAGCAGCAGTCGTTCAACGACATATTGAACATGGGTATCAAGAATTTATTTCGTTGGTTGCTAAAGAAAGAAATATGAGCCTAGATCAAGTAGACAGAATTGCTCAGGGCCGAGTTTGGTCTGGTACAAGAGCTGTCGAGTTAGGACTTGTTGATGCACTAGGTGATATGGACAGCGCCATTGCTAAAGCAGCTGAAATGGCACAAATTGAGGTATTTGATACAAAAGTTATCGAACAAGAGTTAACTGCAGAACAAGAGTTTGTACAACAAATGCTTGCCTCAGTAGCAACCTATCTACCAGAAGCATCAACTCAATCACCTGTTCTAAATCAAATGCTAGGTGAATGGCAAACTGTAGTTGATGAATTCAGCATGTTTGATGATCCTAAAGGCATGTATTTGTATTGCGAAAATTGTAACCTTTAA